In the Drosophila gunungcola strain Sukarami unplaced genomic scaffold, Dgunungcola_SK_2 000001F, whole genome shotgun sequence genome, one interval contains:
- the LOC128261399 gene encoding zinc finger CCCH domain-containing protein 13 → MSRRTLRRRRSAGQEHHLPPCIQNSISIPCEGTRRGRFQKVDAYPSIRTMDSHFDPTKDRANGWLASSVEADGRGRAFDMVKDNVLLAWQQIPHKDTLGFYGIGSPTHQPESVVFNRLISSCLAKVSGGVSRRHRPRNIQSPLSSIIPSPQICKPFVLNRQALQSQLQQMPHVQLQLDPRKALETFYCNGPTDPHVSFAINRRMEEVISRNQALKTDPKPNKKPHNERPRHWFCPMDCGEARNVWTQYEWAKYKLDPRPLNKEFREWLQRQKEQKSPEPKDYDELYKRFLKCFEPQSSPDPLCKIYEDCCKPKKPKENDNQGGADGHGGNGDGFKPGPPSGDDGKPNGEDKTGTGNENGNGDEITGEENDKEDRNNNNGDVGKENEKNRDNKKDTLKDKDKTKHKNKDKVTDEDKNKDKDTDEGEDKDKEKNKDKDMDIYKDTDRDKDKEKEKDTDKYIEKDKEKDKYKEEYKGKEKEKKNEKEKEKEKENEKEKEKDKDKDRGTKEEEDKHHENDKDIGEEKDIDEKLYEEIDKDKGKEDKLDKKKNQQPKPPTESEKGRPSMIPNLPWANEPQNPSDESATGETDVPAGYLETLEPEVPKDQLIVPPKRRKRYKCNKEDAGKRRKSCKPCPRPSCECRICHFQDRRDEPEAPFMRDMRRQEQRRQQRAYYRQMCHREYIRNRCCEEEYRAPPHKCDPICCDNFLCRNPRLAKHCDCLAAVQELQKLLSGAKDQQNYAGPLHCLENLRRRVCQRMCDCILP, encoded by the coding sequence ATGAGCAGGAGAACGTTACGGCGGCGACGCTCCGCTGGTCAGGAGCATCATCTACCGCCATGCATCCAAAACTCCATTTCCATACCCTGCGAAGGCACCAGGCGCGGTCGCTTCCAAAAGGTGGACGCATATCCCTCGATCCGAACGATGGATTCACATTTCGACCCCACCAAGGACAGGGCCAACGGCTGGTTGGCCAGCTCCGTCGAGGCTGATGGCCGTGGGCGAGCCTTCGACATGGTCAAGGACAACGTGCTGCTCGCTTGGCAGCAGATTCCACACAAGGACACGTTGGGCTTCTATGGCATCGGCTCGCCCACCCACCAGCCCGAATCGGTGGTGTTCAACCGGCTGATTTCGTCCTGTCTGGCCAAGGTCAGCGGTGGCGTCTCCCGGCGGCACCGTCCCAGAAATATACAATCGCCACTTTCAAGTATTATCCCAAGCCCTCAGATTTGCAAGCCCTTCGTTCTCAATCGCCAGGCCTTGCAATCGCAGCTGCAACAGATGCCCCATGTTCAACTGCAGCTGGATCCGCGAAAAGCTTTAGAGACATTTTATTGTAATGGTCCTACAGATCCACATGTTTCCTTTGCGATAAACCGCCGAATGGAGGAAGTGATCTCCAGGAATCAAGCCCTCAAAACGGATCCTAAGCCCAACAAGAAACCACATAATGAGCGTCCACGCCACTGGTTTTGTCCCATGGACTGTGGCGAAGCTAGAAATGTTTGGACTCAGTATGAATGGGCCAAATACAAACTGGATCCACGTCCCTTAAACAAAGAATTCAGGGAATGGCTCCAAAGACAAAAGGAGCAGAAGAGCCCCGAGCCCAAGGATTACGATGAGTTGTACAAGAGGTTTTTAAAGTGCTTTGAGCCACAATCTTCGCCAGATCCACTTTGCAAGATCTACGAGGATTGTTGCAAGCCCAAGAAACCAAAGGAAAATGACAATCAGGGAGGTGCTGATGGACATGGAGGCAATGGTGATGGTTTTAAGCCAGGACCACCTTCCGGTGATGATGGTAAACCGAATGGCGAAGATAAAACCGGAAccggaaatgaaaatggaaatggagatGAAATCACTGGTGAGGAAAATGATAAAGAAGAtcgcaataataataatggagACGTAGGCaaggaaaacgaaaaaaatagaGATAACAAAAAAGACACACTCAAAGATAAGGATAAaactaaacacaaaaataaagataagGTTACAGATgaagacaaaaataaagataagGATACAGATGAAGGCGAAGACAAAgataaagaaaagaataaGGATAAAGACATGGATATATATAAAGATACAGATAGAGACAAAGAcaaagagaaagaaaaagaCACAGACAAATACATAGAGAAAGACAAAGAGAAAGACAAATACAAAGAGGAATACAAAGgcaaagagaaagagaagaaaaatgaaaaagagaaagagaaagagaaagaaaatgaaaaagagaaagagaaagacaaagacaaagacAGAGGGACAAAGGAAGAGGAAGACAAACATCATGAAAACGACAAAGACATAGGTGAAGAGAAGGATATAGACGAGAAACTATATGAAGAAATAGATAAAGACAAAGGAAAAGAGGATAAATTggataaaaagaaaaaccaacaACCAAAACCGCCAACGGAGTCCGAGAAAGGAAGGCCAAGTATGATACCAAATTTGCCGTGGGCGAACGAGCCCCAAAATCCCAGCGATGAAAGTGCCACAGGTGAAACCGATGTTCCAGCAGGATACTTGGAAACGTTGGAGCCTGAGGTACCGAAAGACCAGTTAATCGTACCGCCCAAACGCAGGAAAAGGTATAAGTGCAACAAAGAGGATGCGGGCAAGCGCAGGAAGTCCTGCAAACCGTGTCCGCGGCCGAGTTGCGAGTGTAGGATCTGCCACTTCCAGGATCGCCGCGATGAACCGGAGGCTCCCTTCATGCGGGATATGAGGCGGCAGGAGCAGAGGCGCCAGCAGCGTGCCTACTATCGCCAAATGTGCCACCGGGAATATATCCGGAATCGATGTTGCGAGGAGGAGTACCGAGCACCCCCCCACAAATGCGATCCCATCTGCTGCGACAACTTCCTGTGCCGCAATCCCCGTCTCGCCAAGCACTGCGACTGCCTTGCAGCCGTACAGGAGCTGCAGAAGCTGCTCTCCGGCGCCAAGGATCAACAGAATTACGCCGGACCGCTGCACTGCCTCGAAAATCTGCGCAGGCGCGTCTGCCAGCGGATGTGCGATTGCATATTGCCTTAA